A window of the Pseudomonas furukawaii genome harbors these coding sequences:
- a CDS encoding helix-turn-helix transcriptional regulator, whose product MLVGLALYESSLFGWDVSSGKQAPLWVFRFILYFVDFCCWRFLWGCVREKLYLARVCIQLKFSRADDGGIMPSLSEVGLISRALTSYDLRVRVEEVSSKLGVSGFFMETRCGSDIFVDEPLVFEFGSIRLGDIGGEEYEKSSLFDRFFYGSILPKTWGAKVEGIERVDLPFSVNVGCKVGMVFPLIGTGGERGVLGFSFSTECGFAERIQEFSFVRDHVLEALLRIRYSLRRRSIGVSKRELEVLLWCAHGKTAWEISRILSCSEANVNFHVASAKKKLRVSSRSAAVAVAIKSGLIEM is encoded by the coding sequence ATGTTGGTTGGCCTCGCTCTGTATGAAAGTTCTCTGTTTGGTTGGGATGTTTCTTCGGGAAAACAAGCGCCGCTTTGGGTTTTTCGGTTTATTTTATATTTTGTTGATTTTTGTTGTTGGCGCTTTCTATGGGGTTGTGTTCGCGAAAAGTTGTATTTGGCTAGGGTTTGTATTCAATTAAAGTTTTCCAGAGCAGACGACGGGGGAATTATGCCTTCTCTTTCTGAAGTTGGGCTGATATCAAGAGCGTTGACGAGTTATGATTTGAGAGTGCGGGTGGAGGAGGTTTCCTCAAAGTTGGGTGTTAGCGGTTTTTTTATGGAGACGAGGTGCGGCTCTGATATTTTTGTTGATGAGCCTTTGGTGTTTGAGTTTGGATCTATTAGGCTGGGCGATATTGGTGGGGAGGAGTATGAGAAGTCTTCGCTTTTTGATAGATTTTTTTATGGATCAATCTTGCCGAAGACTTGGGGTGCGAAAGTGGAAGGGATCGAGAGAGTTGATCTTCCTTTCAGTGTCAATGTGGGGTGCAAAGTTGGTATGGTTTTCCCTTTGATCGGTACCGGCGGGGAGCGTGGTGTCTTGGGATTTTCCTTTTCAACAGAGTGTGGATTTGCAGAACGAATTCAAGAATTTAGCTTCGTGAGAGATCATGTGCTAGAGGCACTCCTGAGAATAAGATATTCATTGAGGCGAAGGTCAATAGGTGTTTCTAAGCGAGAGTTGGAGGTTTTGCTCTGGTGTGCTCACGGAAAGACTGCATGGGAAATATCAAGAATATTGTCATGCTCTGAGGCAAATGTGAATTTTCACGTGGCTTCGGCAAAGAAAAAGTTGAGGGTGTCTAGCAGGTCCGCAGCTGTCGCTGTAGCGATAAAGTCTGGGCTTATTGAAATGTAG
- a CDS encoding IS110 family RNA-guided transposase, producing the protein MTTQPPIIGIDVAKDSLSLYRADLDQYCTLDNDARSIRAWLKTLPGDCALAVEATSTYHVQLVDLAHARGHRLYVIDGYRLSNYRKGIGGRIKTDASDARLLARYLAHEQAQLRVWQPAGKAYRLLQSLLRRRATLIRSATALRQSFGHDTQFKVSMKAALSSLKRLEQRLDQDIAQALKDAGLAEQAKRCRAIEGIGPLTAAALNMAFQRGPFRNSDAFIAFLGLDVRAKESGRYSGRRKLSKQGDPEVRRLLHNAAMAASRTKAWQKLYLGYLERGLKKTEALTILARKLARIAFALMKTQQPYRSPTCTAG; encoded by the coding sequence ATGACAACCCAACCCCCCATCATCGGCATCGACGTGGCCAAGGACAGCCTGAGCCTGTATCGCGCCGACCTGGACCAGTACTGCACCCTGGACAATGACGCCCGCAGCATCCGCGCCTGGCTGAAGACGCTCCCCGGCGACTGTGCCTTGGCAGTGGAAGCCACCAGCACCTATCACGTGCAGCTCGTCGACCTGGCCCATGCGCGTGGTCATCGCCTCTATGTCATTGATGGCTATCGCCTGAGCAATTACCGCAAGGGCATCGGTGGCCGCATCAAGACCGACGCCAGCGATGCCCGTCTACTGGCCCGTTATCTGGCCCACGAACAGGCCCAACTGCGGGTCTGGCAACCCGCCGGCAAGGCTTACCGGCTGCTGCAAAGCCTGCTGCGACGCCGGGCGACGCTGATCCGCAGTGCCACGGCGCTGCGCCAGAGCTTTGGCCATGACACCCAGTTCAAGGTGTCGATGAAAGCGGCGCTCAGCTCCCTCAAGCGCCTGGAGCAGCGCCTCGATCAGGACATTGCCCAGGCCCTGAAGGACGCTGGCCTGGCCGAGCAGGCCAAGCGTTGCCGGGCCATTGAAGGCATCGGCCCGCTAACCGCAGCAGCCCTGAACATGGCCTTTCAGCGTGGCCCCTTCCGCAACAGCGACGCCTTCATCGCCTTCCTGGGCCTGGATGTGCGCGCGAAGGAATCGGGGCGCTACAGCGGACGCCGCAAGTTGAGCAAACAGGGCGATCCGGAGGTCCGGCGGCTGCTACACAATGCCGCCATGGCCGCCAGTCGCACCAAAGCTTGGCAGAAGCTCTATCTGGGCTACCTGGAGCGTGGTCTGAAAAAGACCGAAGCCCTGACCATCCTGGCACGGAAACTGGCTCGAATTGCCTTCGCCCTCATGAAGACCCAGCAGCCGTATCGGTCACCAACCTGTACGGCGGGGTAG
- a CDS encoding SDR family oxidoreductase, with protein MPEPARTAIVTGASRGIGAAIARRLAAEGIQVVVNYSTRPEAAEQVVEDIRRAGGRAYPVLADVSDPVAVAVLFDQTEVEFGGVDILVNNAGVIQPGLVPLANTELALYDRLFAINTRGTFNTLKLAATRLRSGGRIVNLSSSVVGLCLPGYAIYAASKAAVETMSAIFARELRGRDISVNCVSPGPTATSLFLDGKPPELVERLTRQAPLERLGTPEDIANLVAFLVGPEGGWVNGQTLRANGGII; from the coding sequence ATGCCAGAACCTGCCAGAACCGCAATAGTCACCGGGGCTTCCCGGGGGATAGGCGCCGCCATTGCCCGTCGCCTGGCCGCCGAGGGGATCCAGGTGGTGGTGAACTACAGCACTCGGCCGGAAGCTGCCGAGCAGGTGGTGGAGGACATCCGCCGCGCCGGGGGGCGAGCCTATCCGGTGCTGGCGGATGTCAGCGATCCGGTGGCGGTCGCCGTGCTTTTCGACCAGACCGAGGTGGAGTTCGGCGGCGTCGATATCCTGGTCAACAACGCCGGCGTGATCCAGCCGGGCCTGGTGCCCCTGGCCAACACCGAGCTGGCGCTCTACGACCGGCTGTTCGCCATCAACACCCGGGGCACCTTCAACACCCTGAAGCTGGCGGCCACCCGGCTGCGCAGCGGGGGGCGCATCGTCAACCTGTCCAGCAGCGTGGTGGGGCTCTGCCTGCCGGGCTACGCCATCTACGCGGCCTCCAAGGCGGCGGTGGAAACCATGAGCGCCATCTTCGCCCGCGAGCTGCGTGGCCGCGATATCTCGGTCAATTGCGTGTCCCCGGGGCCCACCGCCACCAGCCTGTTCCTCGACGGCAAGCCGCCGGAACTGGTGGAGCGCCTGACCCGCCAGGCGCCCCTGGAGCGCCTGGGCACCCCGGAGGACATCGCCAACCTGGTGGCCTTCCTGGTCGGTCCGGAGGGCGGCTGGGTGAATGGCCAGACCTTGCGGGCGAATGGCGGCATCATCTGA
- a CDS encoding DUF190 domain-containing protein, giving the protein MKGYQLTLYTQQNRRHEGKMLADWIVALAMEMGLRGATLVSGIEGFGHNRQFHSHHFFEMADQPMLILLALTEAECDALLQRLEREGVPLFYVKVPAEFGLMGSPLDG; this is encoded by the coding sequence ATGAAGGGTTACCAGCTCACGCTCTACACCCAGCAGAACCGTCGCCACGAGGGCAAGATGCTGGCGGACTGGATCGTCGCCCTGGCCATGGAGATGGGCCTGCGCGGGGCGACCCTGGTGTCCGGGATCGAGGGGTTCGGCCACAACCGGCAGTTCCATTCCCATCACTTCTTCGAGATGGCCGACCAGCCCATGCTGATCCTCCTCGCCCTGACCGAAGCCGAGTGCGACGCGCTGTTGCAGCGTCTGGAGCGGGAAGGCGTGCCACTGTTCTACGTGAAGGTGCCCGCCGAATTCGGCCTGATGGGCTCGCCGCTGGATGGCTGA
- a CDS encoding DUF3820 family protein, giving the protein MNPEDLLLLVTREMPYGKYKGRLLADLPGHYLNWFAREGFPKGEIGRLLMLMQEIDHNGLKPLLEPLRRKR; this is encoded by the coding sequence ATGAACCCCGAAGACCTGCTGCTCCTGGTCACCCGTGAAATGCCCTACGGCAAGTACAAGGGCCGCCTGCTCGCCGACCTGCCGGGCCACTACCTCAACTGGTTCGCCCGCGAAGGCTTCCCCAAGGGCGAGATCGGACGCCTGTTGATGCTGATGCAGGAGATCGACCACAACGGGTTGAAGCCGTTGCTGGAGCCGTTGCGCAGGAAGCGCTGA
- a CDS encoding outer membrane beta-barrel protein, with amino-acid sequence MIPRKHLSASSLCAPVLAAAALCPAFVQAAAPDPSGSLFRSAFGDGLEADYGIKVNGWAQAGWTYNDNGSDDLSKQAFFNNDEGFNLNQVALSIQKEPKGNVVGRVGPFPGPMPEQADWGFNVTALYGKDARFFKTYGFDDDLGVNRSADANDENFNIAQAYLEFYIPVLGGSNLMLGVFHTPLENEIGFALGSPAPADFYSHTYSFMHGPAKHTGALYSFKLPQEEGGSMLGFELGLVQGWNNMQDPNGDPDVIANLRWRSADFRTWVDWENIYGNGAGDSFAECACGSPIPAGTQDDDLTRYASYLTVSHVLDERNRVAVEFKYGQQEDAAFAAFADKGNAHWYGADVNWYHRLADDLTWNSRAEWFHTDAPVHVVMANIDPQTGIPDPSWGSFYGVTTNLAWTPVPHVRLRPELRYDIHSGHGRDAYGGGREDSQLIGSFDVTVFF; translated from the coding sequence ATGATCCCTCGCAAGCATCTTTCCGCGTCCTCCCTGTGCGCGCCGGTCCTGGCGGCCGCCGCGCTCTGTCCCGCTTTCGTCCAGGCCGCCGCGCCGGACCCCTCCGGTTCGCTGTTTCGCAGTGCGTTCGGTGACGGTCTGGAGGCGGACTACGGCATCAAGGTCAATGGCTGGGCCCAGGCCGGCTGGACCTACAACGACAACGGCAGCGACGACCTGAGCAAGCAGGCCTTCTTCAACAACGATGAAGGCTTCAACCTCAACCAGGTTGCCTTGTCCATCCAGAAGGAACCCAAGGGCAACGTGGTCGGTCGGGTCGGCCCCTTCCCGGGGCCGATGCCGGAGCAAGCCGATTGGGGCTTCAATGTCACCGCGCTGTACGGCAAGGACGCTCGCTTCTTCAAGACCTACGGCTTCGACGACGACCTGGGCGTGAACCGCAGCGCCGACGCCAACGACGAGAACTTCAACATCGCCCAGGCCTACCTGGAGTTCTACATCCCGGTACTGGGCGGCTCCAACCTGATGCTCGGCGTGTTCCATACGCCGCTGGAGAACGAGATCGGTTTCGCCCTGGGCAGCCCGGCGCCGGCGGACTTCTACAGCCACACCTACTCCTTCATGCATGGTCCGGCCAAGCACACCGGCGCGCTGTATTCCTTCAAGCTGCCCCAGGAGGAGGGCGGCAGCATGCTCGGCTTCGAGCTGGGCCTGGTGCAGGGCTGGAACAACATGCAGGACCCCAATGGCGACCCCGATGTCATCGCCAACCTGCGCTGGCGCTCGGCGGATTTCCGCACCTGGGTCGACTGGGAGAACATCTACGGCAACGGCGCCGGCGACAGCTTCGCCGAGTGCGCCTGCGGCTCGCCGATTCCCGCCGGCACCCAGGACGATGACCTGACCCGCTACGCCAGCTACCTCACGGTTTCCCATGTGCTGGACGAGCGCAACCGGGTCGCGGTGGAGTTCAAATACGGCCAGCAGGAAGACGCCGCCTTCGCCGCGTTCGCCGACAAGGGCAACGCCCACTGGTATGGCGCCGACGTGAACTGGTACCACCGCCTGGCGGATGACCTGACATGGAACAGCCGCGCCGAGTGGTTCCATACCGATGCCCCGGTGCATGTTGTGATGGCCAACATCGACCCGCAGACCGGTATCCCCGATCCCAGCTGGGGCAGCTTCTACGGGGTCACCACCAACCTGGCCTGGACGCCGGTGCCCCATGTCCGCCTGCGCCCCGAGTTGCGCTACGACATCCACAGCGGCCATGGCCGCGACGCCTACGGCGGCGGCCGCGAGGACAGCCAACTGATCGGCTCCTTCGACGTCACCGTCTTCTTCTGA